The genomic segment tgaaatttCCGCATAAAGGAgaatatgcccccccccccccaaaaacaaacaaacaaacaaaaaacaacaacacaagaaTCAAGAAATATAGGACACATTTCACagcccattttttttgtcttgatgaAATCAGGCTGTTTGTAGGCGCCTGAGTTTTGAAACTTGCGAGGCTTCgggcagcgtgtgtgtgtgtttgtgtggccaCCTGCTTGCTTTTACTTGGGGAAGCAGGAGTCCAGTGTCTGTGTGTAAGAGACAAATAACAGCTGTATGCTGGTTGCATGCACTGGACGAAAGCTAATGACATTTTGATAATTGAACTTCTACAGACCCTCTGAAGCATTGTGTGAGGTGATAGTTGCtcttaaatcatgtttttctcTCAGATTGATTGTCCATGCTCGTTGGTGGAATGTGGTCTTGCAGGTTGGATTTTAGCACCTGTCGGAATTTTGGTTTTAAGCGTCCTCTGAGGTAAGCACTAAATAAAAAGGTCTAAGCAAACTCTGTCAAATCAGGGAattcatactgtacatatgctTCCTTTAAACAGTACAACCTTGAATTGTGAAACTTTTATAGCTCAGAATGTAATAATAAGAATGACCATGCAGTCTTTATGCTTACTGGACTTTTCTTTGATTAAAAAAGGTAATAAAGATGTGCAAGTTCAAACCAAATCTGGGTTTCTATTTCTATCAAGTAGTATTTAGAGTGAGTTcaaaccaaaaatgtgtttctattTCTATCAAGTAGTATTTAGAGTGAGGGTGCCCCCATGTGGACAAAGCGCTATGTTACGTTTGTGAgtgaatggttgttcatctatgtgccctgtgattggctggcaaccagttcaggtggCCTCGTCTACTTCAccaagacagctgggataggctccagcacccccgtgacaCTTATGAGGGAcaagcggtttggaaaatggatggctcAATTATAAATTCAATTATAATCCtaataaaatagaaatgtgAACAAGGATGAAATTAAGTGTAAAAAGTGAAGTGAAAAATGGTGTCTCTTCGGCATGGTGAAAGGTGGTAAATGTTGATAATATGCAGTATACTTGTGAAGATGTGACATGTTTCTCACTAATGGTCACAATGgattttgcaacaacaaaacaaggacaaaattattgctttattttttttcttactcgtTTACATGTTTATCATTtgcgcttaaaaaaaacattaatggaaTAGCCACTGAGcaaactaacaaaatattaTGCAACATGCACTGGATTCAAGACACAAATACTTGTCTTTCCTTCTTTAAACAAAAATTCTAGATCAAATAGAATCACCCAAAACGAAAGCATCCTGGAAACTTCAACTAGTCCTGAAATGTAGAAACAGCCAAAAGATCAATTTACAGTATGTCAAACAAAACTTGACGAACAAATTCCCTCAGTACTAGAGACAGCACTTTCAAAACAACCAGATCATTCATCCAACGTTATAGACCAATTATGTCCAATTTCTGTCCATATCATACTTCTGCCTCTGCAAACAAAtggttatagtagtcaaatgacatttcatcacgttgtgaaatcaaaataatcctcaaaaatcaaattgcaactatccaaagtccaatgctattcaatgagcggagagcttgTATTCACCGAGTTTGACCTGTGACGTAAGCTTGAAGTTGTCATACCTTACTTAAACAAGGCTATGTGGCAAATATCTTCTACCACTCAATAACATTAATATTATTGCCGGGGCTCGTATCTGCTGCATAACCATAGGTCAGAGACAGTTCATGTTGTTTTGGTAGGCGTTAGCTAACATTTTGTTCTAGCTAGGAAATGTTACGCAAGATGAAAACTTAGCCATGTGACAACAAGCCCCCCGGCCACACTTATGTTTCTAACCTTTCCCACTTATGTTATTATTTACgctgtttctaacctttatttttattatactaatagcattttattctgatcagtttttttatgttagtaaatgttagatagatagatagatagatagatagatagatagatagatagatagatagatagatagatagatttattgtcattatacaaACAGATGTACAACAAAATTTAAGTGTCTCCTATTAGTGcagcctataagtaaattaggggataaaaaacacaatgaattccttaaaaaaaaaaaaaatcaaatatgaatcaaatatcataaatattaaaaaataataataataataataataataaaaactaacaagatGATTGCGCAGCATTCTGgcattccatttgttttgtcttgaaATAGAAATACTGTAACACTGAAATAAGATTGATTTAGTGCAAAAATAACCCTCACTACTATATGGTACGTATTGCGAAATGGTCCCTATCTCTGTGTGGGCTCCTTAATTGGCCCCGTGAGATCCGTGTCTACCGCCTTTTGTCAGCTGGGCACcccagctgtcaatcaaacagcTTCTTTATAAGTCGCCGCCCAAGCTGCAGTCGTGTCTTGGAATAAATCCACAGACAGACAACCGCTCCCCTGAGATCACAGACTGATGATTGATACGGCATTCAATgggttttatttgaaaatatctaAATAAATTAGAGGGGAAATcatttcctttgttttagttttgccattattgccattattttcaattttttgagACATGAacaaactgtctgtgaacaatTCGACGGTGATGAACAGCTCCCTAAGCAAGTGGTCCTTCAACGACGGCAGCTCCTTTCAACATTTGGACCCCGGCGAGCTGAGGGTTCTGGTGCCGGCGGTCCTGGGCATCATTTGCATCTTGGGCTTGGCTTGTAACGTAACCGCCGTGACCATCTTGTTGTCCATCGCCCACAAGGGCAAACTGTCCCTCATCAACTCCCTCATCCTCAACCTGATGTTCACCGACGGCCTGGTGCTGCTCTTCAGCGTGCCTTTCCGGGCCGCCTCCTACTCCAAGGCCAGCTGGACGCTGGGCTGGCTCGTGTGCAAGACGTCCGACTGGTTCCTTCACGCGTGCATGGCGGCCAAGAGCTTCTCGGTGGCCGTCATGGCCAAAGCCTGCTACCGCTACGTGTCCAACCCGACCAAGCAGGTGAGCATCCACCTGGGTTCCATCCTGCTGGCGCTGTTCTTCATCTGGCTGTCGGCTTGCGCCGTCCCCGTCCCTCACTGGCTCTTTGCCAGGCTGCAACGGGGGCTCCACGGGCTCATGTGCGTGCTGCAGGTCCCCCCTGAAGCATGGGACTTCATGTCTGTGTACATAAAGGCTTACCCGCTGGGAGTTTATTGTGCCCCCCTCAGCTTTTCCCTCATGTACTTCTGGAAGGCTTACGGCCAATGTCAGCGCCGCTCCAGTAAGACTCAGAATCTGCGCACGCAGATCAGGTCCAGGAAGCTCACCTTAATGCTCTTCAATCTCACCGTGGCCACTGCCATCCTCTGGCTGCCACAGTGGGTGGTGTGGGTTTGGGAGTGCCACTCGCTAGACGGGAGATCGCAGAGCGTCGTCTCGTCCCCTCCTCTTCTCATCGCCCTCTCGGCTCAGATGCTCACCTTGTCTCTGTCGCTCGTCAACCCTCTCATCGTGCTCTCCCTCTCCGAAGAGTTCCGAGAAGGCTACCGCGGCTTGTGGAGGCGCCTCACCCTGCGCAAGCAGCCTCCTTCCAAGCCCAAACCCGGACCTCACAAACCCACTTCGCTCCAGTCGCCCTGTCCCAGACCGGAGACGTCCGGCCAGCAGTGGGCCGAGAGGAACCTCGGATCACCCGGTGCCGAGCCGGAAACCAGTGGAGATGCCCAACTGGAGCACGCCGCAGCCAGAGGAGGCGACGTCGACAAAGACGGCCTCGTCTTGCCCGACGTGGAGCAGTTCTGGCACGAGAGGGAGTCCGGCTCACATTTGGATGAAAATGATCCGGTGCCGTGGGAGCATCAGTACCACCAGGAGATAAATTAACCAGCAATGATCTCTGCGACGTTGTCATTCTCTTCATGAATTGGACTGCACTGCAAGTTCACTGGGGTTCCGTATATTTCTGTCTTGATCTTTTGGAGACAACTAAATGTACTGTTGTGCTATCTATGTAAGACattcattgtttatttgaaaaatgtcaagtgTATGGATTGTAGATAGTTAAGCCCACAATTATTCAAACCAGGTCCTGTTTAACTCAActtagtttttttcaaagatatCAATTCAGTAAATATAAACTTTGAATCAGAGCTTAACTGACTGTACAATAGAACTAGTATGTAATTGTGGGATTGCTGggattctttattattatatatgtatatatatgtatgtatatatgtattgcCATGTGATAACTCCCACATattacttccgatttacaccgttcaaatttcaacgcttcaaaaattcccgccattttgggaaaatatcgtctgatttcacattacttacagcTTTCTCATAATTTAACGTCTAATATCaacttttttcccattcattttcaatgagatAGACATTGAAAGTTTTGATGTGCAAAAACTCCTACATATTACATccaatttacaccgttcaaatttcaacttgcttcaaaaattcccgCCATCTTGGGAATATatcatctgattccacattatttacagtattggcacaatttaacgttaaatatcaacttttcccaccatttattttcaatgggactgacattgaactttttcttaaATCCCACTTTGCATGCCCACTTCcctacatacaactgatcatcattatcAGCTATGTGATCCTGCTCAGTGGCGCACTTGCTGCATTGCCCAGGCACCAGGAGGTCggggggtcgaattccacctcCAACTGTACActgcaaatactgtatatccatGGCCAGTATCCCaatcaggaaatgcattataatttcactgaaattattaaatgtttagctTTCAGTATATACTGAGATATTCACTTTAATTATATACAATGTCACAAATTCTTCTGTTGCAGAAGTAGTCCAGTGGTCAAGAGAAAGGGCTGGTGTTCATTGTACCCGGGTTTATATCCTGCTTCAAATTTCCTTAATAGTTAGTTTGCTGTCTGTTGTTTCACCCTCTCTCTTAAATGCCAGTGGTTTGTGCTTGTGTAGGTTTGTGATTCCagttgtgttatttttgcatTCATGTATGTGTAAGTTATAATAAAGTAATCTCTCTAACGAGTGTACCTTAATGGTCAAGTCTGTGGACGAGGCACTATCTGCATTATAAATCAGCGGATGATCCCCCAGTGACATCAgttcattaaatatattttcataaggGCATCCATTACGCTCTCTAATTAGGGCTTCTCCTCTGAACTCAGATGGAGCCCGTTCAATGGACTCTCCGCTCCTCATTGATCATTGATGGAGCTGATAGGTCAAGAGCGGTCTCTTTAAACCATAaacaatttgaaagaaaactGTCCAGCAAggtgatgatttatttttcaaattatgcTGCCATATGTTTTCAGCATTGTCTAAAATGTTGGATGGAAAAGACCACCCTTAAAATGTCTTTCTACGGCCTCCCCAGCTGGTGACATTTTCCCACTCATTAATCATTGATGTTGACCTTTCTTTGCCTGAAGCAAGCGCCTCAATGAGAGCAACATTTAACTACATAAGCCACCGTCGGTCCCTGGAGTGGAGACCTGGCTATCAACATTGAGGGCAACAAGTAACACATTTAATGTTGACCAGATGCTTCATGTGCAAATGGTAATTATATCACATTACTGTAGGTGAGACGAGATCCATTTTTATCAGGGTGAATAAACTAATCAAGCTTTAATCAGagagaaaatgtttgaaaaggtTGAGATAATCAACACGAGGTGTCAAAAACATAATTAGGTCTTTCGGCGGGGCTGAGTTGTCTCTTTACTGCCCCCTAGCTGTGACCCGCTGCTGCGAGAAAAGGCGGGGGTGTTTCATCCCTCAGCCAATCATCATCTTTATAAATGAATCCCTGCAGGAAGTGACATGCTAGTCGGACTAATTGTGCTCAGCGGGAGAGGGCGCTTGCAATTAAAACTGTCTGTTTCCCTCAAGTGTCACATCATTTCTATTGAGGGTCCTCGGTACACAGTTATAggtataagtgtgtgtgtgtttgtgtgtgtattggcTTTTGATAAGAGTAGGCCAGAACagcagtgttgccacagttgccaaaaaataaataatttggttACAATTGCACTTacttactttactgattacttgatttttaaaataactcagTTAGATTACAACTTTAATAGATGCATTCAGCAGATACCGACAagactatttaacacaaaaatgaCACAAGCGTTGCCACCTAATTGGACGTGCATTGTTAAAGAGTAGCATTTCGTTGCTGtcttgtgaaaaacacttatgtgcattttgtgtgtgtgtgtgtgtgtgtgtgtgctttattGTTTTTGACATGTCTGCAATcccataaacataaaaatgtaaacaataaaataaaataaaaagaagaagacaaaaatggacataagtatatatatacaatcgTAAACAACACGATCATATTgctatggggtatatgccatggaggaggcgggacttcttttttgctttgtttccgGTTTgagacgtgtgggccgcgttcCGTTACTTGCGCTTCCAtccttgtgcccctcggttgcgcgttccttttttttctctctctctctttggagagctcagtattgttcattaggtaattttaccaatttgacatatcatcattgctctttttaaaaaataaaaaataaatgtaggttcagaatccagccagagttgagaggccgtcaggagacccgaggaaggaccaaagaaaagaaaggaaagtgaaatccagcaccgaccagacaccacccaccaggccaccaaccagagtccttcaccaaccccagaaattccaacaaattagggagacctcaagagaccaaaggagagactgaggaaagaaaggaaggatagatgaagcagagtgagatccacagacgtcagcctccaccgattcaacgaccagaggaagaagcagattgtgtttgagtttcgatagatgctggtgtggtggatctggcatgcatgaaaatctccaccaaagaggggagccgtcgaccccggccaggacagagcaagcgcaacacctcagggccccccaggccacggcagcgccaagggacaacccccgggcccggcaggggccaccggccggagagcaaacccaagagcaggagcgccccccaccccaacacggcccgcgcccccaacccaacgcagcaggacggggcactgcaggcccgccaggcaccccaccagtccacagcccctgctccccccacgacaatgaaccgaatgaacaatactgagctctctcaagaaaacaaaaacacacaacaacaaaaacagcaagatatattcaaaaatacaaataatactatTTAATGTTAGTTTGAGGTAAGATTATGGTTATGTTTAGTGTTATAGTTTCGTTTaggtttagtaaaaaaaatatataaaaaaaagtaagacgGAATTGGAGGTCACGTGGTTCCGGTAGAGCTCCACTCGCCCATGGTCTGCAGCAAGACCCTTCTCTTTATTTGTCTTGTCAATTCTTTCTCACTGCTGCATCCTGCAGGCGGTTAACTGCAGCCACTTGTGGTGGTGAAAGGTGCtgcttacagtacagtattgtatTGTCAATTTGTCATTAACTGCACGTAGAAGTAAATACATTCTACATAGCATCGTTTTGTGATATTTGAAGAACAGTCATAGTCTGATTGCTTGATTAGAGAAAGTAATGCTAGTCGTTACTCCAAATTGTGTGCATTTTCAAGTAACGTGTTACCAGCACCACAGCAAAAGACACCGATGTGGCTGTGTGGACCAGTTACAGCAAGATTGATTCTTTCATGtgacaataattttatttatttattcattcattttataacGCAAATAAAAAGTGAAGTCAATTAATGAAAT from the Vanacampus margaritifer isolate UIUO_Vmar chromosome 10, RoL_Vmar_1.0, whole genome shotgun sequence genome contains:
- the gpr151 gene encoding G-protein coupled receptor 151, which translates into the protein MNKLSVNNSTVMNSSLSKWSFNDGSSFQHLDPGELRVLVPAVLGIICILGLACNVTAVTILLSIAHKGKLSLINSLILNLMFTDGLVLLFSVPFRAASYSKASWTLGWLVCKTSDWFLHACMAAKSFSVAVMAKACYRYVSNPTKQVSIHLGSILLALFFIWLSACAVPVPHWLFARLQRGLHGLMCVLQVPPEAWDFMSVYIKAYPLGVYCAPLSFSLMYFWKAYGQCQRRSSKTQNLRTQIRSRKLTLMLFNLTVATAILWLPQWVVWVWECHSLDGRSQSVVSSPPLLIALSAQMLTLSLSLVNPLIVLSLSEEFREGYRGLWRRLTLRKQPPSKPKPGPHKPTSLQSPCPRPETSGQQWAERNLGSPGAEPETSGDAQLEHAAARGGDVDKDGLVLPDVEQFWHERESGSHLDENDPVPWEHQYHQEIN